A genome region from Anolis carolinensis isolate JA03-04 chromosome 6, rAnoCar3.1.pri, whole genome shotgun sequence includes the following:
- the msantd3 gene encoding myb/SANT-like DNA-binding domain-containing protein 3, translated as MQNSEVIKPAKYFSEVEKSVLLALVEKYKYVLECKKSDARTIALKQRTWQALAHEYNSQPSVSLRDFKQLKKCWENIKARTKKIMAHERRDKVKRCISPLISNHILGKEKIASMVPEQMYFLQNTPEEDSEYHPEASSQEPFTVINRELCDEEKELVHFQVCEGTSQPEPSCSAVRITANKNFRSKGVQESDLKKMHEEEHHQQMSILQLQLIQMNEVHVAKIQQIERECEMAEEEHRIKMEVLNKKKMYWERKLQTVAKEWPVSSFNRPFPNSP; from the exons ATGCAAAACAGTGAAGTAATAAAGCCTGCCAAATACTTCTCTGAAGTGGAGAAGAGTGTGCTACTGGCACTAGTTGAGAAATATAAATATGTACTTGAATGTAAAAAAAGTGATGCAAGAACTATTGCATTGAAACAACGGACCTGGCAGGCACTTGCTCATGAATATAATTCTCAACCAAGTGTTTCTCTCCGAGACTTCAAACAGTTAAAGAAATGCTGGGAGAATATCAAGGCACGGACAAAGAAAATAATGGCACATGAAAGACGAGACAAGGTAAAAAGATGTATTAGTCCACTTATAAGTAATCACATCTTAGGGAAAGAGAAGATCGCCAGCATGGTGCCTGAGCAAATGTACTTTTTACAGAACACACCAGAAGAAGATTCTGAATATCATCCTGAAGCTTCTAGCCAAG aACCTTTCACTGTTATAAACAGAGAACTGTGTGACGAAGAGAAAGAACTTGTACATTTCCAGGTATGTGAAGGTACCTCACAACCAGAGCCCTCCTGTTCAGCTGTGAGAATAACTGCAAATAAAAATTTCCGCAGTAAAGGTGTTCAAGAAAGTGATCTGAAAAAGATGCATGAAGAAGAGCACCATCAGCAAATGTCCATTTTGCAATTGCAACTGATCCAGATGAATGAAGTACATGTGGCAAAGATCCAGCAAATAGAAAGAGAATGTGAAATGGCTGaagaggaacacagaatcaagatGGAGGTGCTCAACAAAAAAAAGATGTACTGGGAGAGGAAACTTCAAACTGTTGCAAAAGAGTGGCCTGTATCATCTTTTAATAGACCTTTTCCAAATTCACCTTAA